Proteins encoded in a region of the Corvus hawaiiensis isolate bCorHaw1 chromosome 18, bCorHaw1.pri.cur, whole genome shotgun sequence genome:
- the RNF34 gene encoding E3 ubiquitin-protein ligase RNF34 isoform X2: MWASCCGLLNEVMGTGAVRGQQAGFGGGAGPFRFTPSTDFSAYPAPAAAGTNIVCKACGLSFSVFRKKHVCCDCKKDFCSVCSVLQENLRRCSTCHLLQETAFQRPQLMRLKVKDLRQYLILRNIPTDTCREKEDLVDLVLCHHGLGSEEDMDAGSLRSSRSQTSGFFTHPFSTSVSMSNPGELANRRGSTGSGTPSQGQMETSVNNEEEESAEEQTLGLSRKRARASLSDISSLEDIEGLSVRQLKEILACNFVNYSGCCEKWELVEKVSRLYRENEENHKTQGEKMQLNEDDENLCRICMDAVIDCVLLECGHMVTCTKCGKRMSECPICRQYVVRAVHVFKS, translated from the exons ATGTGGGCTTCCTGCTGCGGGTTGCTGAATGAAGTCATGGGTACGGGAGCAGTCCGTGGCCAGCAGGCCGGCTTTGGGGGAGGTGCTGGCCCATTCAGGTTTACACCAAGCACAGACTTCTCAGCAtatccagctcctgctgcagccggCACGAACATCGTCTGCAAAGCCTGTGGactttccttttcagtttttaggaaaaaa cACGTGTGTTGTGACTGCAAGAAGGATTTTTGCTCCGTTTGCTCAGTCTTACAAGAGAATCTCAGGAGATGTTCCACTTGTCACTTGCTGCAAGAAACGGCCTTCCAGCGCCCTCAGCTAATGAGATTGAAAGTGAAGGATCTGCGTCAGTATCTGATCCTCAGAAACATCCCCACGGACACctgcagagagaaggaagaCCTGGTGGACCTGGTGCTGTGCCACCATGGGTTGGGGTCGGAGGAGGACATGGACGCTGGCAGCTTGCGTTCGTCACGGTCACAGACTTCGGGCTTTTTTACCCATCCCTTTTCCACGTCTGTATCCATGTCAAATCCAGGAGAACTTGCCAACAGAAGAGGAAGCACAGGAAGTGGGACACCTTCACAG GGACAAATGGAAACATCTGTAAacaatgaagaagaagaaagtgcaGAAGAGCAG ACCCTGGGGCTGTCCAGGAAGCGAGCAAGGGCATCCCTGTCCGATATTTCCAGTCTGGAAGACATCGAAGGGTTGAGTGTCCGGCAGCTGAAGGAAATACTCGCCTGTAATTTTGTCAACTACTCAGGATGCTGTGAAAAATGGGAACTTGTGGAAAAAGTGAGCAGACTATACAGAGAGAATGAGGAGAACCACAAGACAC AGGGGGAGAAGATGCAGCTGAACGAGGACGATGAGAACCTGTGCCGGATCTGCATGGACGCCGTGATCGACTGCGTGCTGCTGGAGTGCGGCCACATGGTCACCTGCACCAAGTGTGGCAAGAGGATGAGCGAGTGCCCCATCTGCCGCCAGTACGTCGTGCGGGCCGTGCATGTCTTCAAATCctaa
- the RNF34 gene encoding E3 ubiquitin-protein ligase RNF34 isoform X1, whose amino-acid sequence MKAGATSMWASCCGLLNEVMGTGAVRGQQAGFGGGAGPFRFTPSTDFSAYPAPAAAGTNIVCKACGLSFSVFRKKHVCCDCKKDFCSVCSVLQENLRRCSTCHLLQETAFQRPQLMRLKVKDLRQYLILRNIPTDTCREKEDLVDLVLCHHGLGSEEDMDAGSLRSSRSQTSGFFTHPFSTSVSMSNPGELANRRGSTGSGTPSQGQMETSVNNEEEESAEEQTLGLSRKRARASLSDISSLEDIEGLSVRQLKEILACNFVNYSGCCEKWELVEKVSRLYRENEENHKTQGEKMQLNEDDENLCRICMDAVIDCVLLECGHMVTCTKCGKRMSECPICRQYVVRAVHVFKS is encoded by the exons atGAAG GCGGGAGCTACTTCCATGTGGGCTTCCTGCTGCGGGTTGCTGAATGAAGTCATGGGTACGGGAGCAGTCCGTGGCCAGCAGGCCGGCTTTGGGGGAGGTGCTGGCCCATTCAGGTTTACACCAAGCACAGACTTCTCAGCAtatccagctcctgctgcagccggCACGAACATCGTCTGCAAAGCCTGTGGactttccttttcagtttttaggaaaaaa cACGTGTGTTGTGACTGCAAGAAGGATTTTTGCTCCGTTTGCTCAGTCTTACAAGAGAATCTCAGGAGATGTTCCACTTGTCACTTGCTGCAAGAAACGGCCTTCCAGCGCCCTCAGCTAATGAGATTGAAAGTGAAGGATCTGCGTCAGTATCTGATCCTCAGAAACATCCCCACGGACACctgcagagagaaggaagaCCTGGTGGACCTGGTGCTGTGCCACCATGGGTTGGGGTCGGAGGAGGACATGGACGCTGGCAGCTTGCGTTCGTCACGGTCACAGACTTCGGGCTTTTTTACCCATCCCTTTTCCACGTCTGTATCCATGTCAAATCCAGGAGAACTTGCCAACAGAAGAGGAAGCACAGGAAGTGGGACACCTTCACAG GGACAAATGGAAACATCTGTAAacaatgaagaagaagaaagtgcaGAAGAGCAG ACCCTGGGGCTGTCCAGGAAGCGAGCAAGGGCATCCCTGTCCGATATTTCCAGTCTGGAAGACATCGAAGGGTTGAGTGTCCGGCAGCTGAAGGAAATACTCGCCTGTAATTTTGTCAACTACTCAGGATGCTGTGAAAAATGGGAACTTGTGGAAAAAGTGAGCAGACTATACAGAGAGAATGAGGAGAACCACAAGACAC AGGGGGAGAAGATGCAGCTGAACGAGGACGATGAGAACCTGTGCCGGATCTGCATGGACGCCGTGATCGACTGCGTGCTGCTGGAGTGCGGCCACATGGTCACCTGCACCAAGTGTGGCAAGAGGATGAGCGAGTGCCCCATCTGCCGCCAGTACGTCGTGCGGGCCGTGCATGTCTTCAAATCctaa
- the ANAPC5 gene encoding anaphase-promoting complex subunit 5, protein MASVHESLYFNPMLTNGVVHANVFGVRDWVTPHKMALLVLLSELGRAGAQLGLLERRRLNRLLLPLLQGPDMALSRLRKAIEECCPHLAGSVHIRLKLMAEGELKDMEQFFDDLSDSFSGTEPEVHKTSVVGLFLRHMILAYNKLSFSQVYKLYTALQQYFQKDEKKNGADENEMELTSPEELDGKMEKEELDGPLREEEIACSGPLSQKQAEYFLSQQASLLKNDETKALAPASLQKELNNLLKFNPDFAEAHYLSYLNSLRVQDVFSSTHSLLHYFDRLILTGAESKSNGDEGYGRSLRYAALNLAALHCRFGHYQQAELALQEAIRIAQESNDHVCLQHCLSWLYILEQKIFDSCVLLEHSVNKSLHFGLPYLASLGIQSLVQQRAFAGKAANKLMDALKDSDLLHWKHSLSELIDISIAQKTAIWRLYGRSTMALQQAQTLLSMNSLEAVNVGVQQNNTESFAVVLCHLAELHAEQGYFAAASEILKHLKERFPPNSQHAQLWMLFDQKIQFERAMNDGRYHVADSLVAGITALNSIEGVYRKAIVLKAQNQMSEAHKLLQKLLIHCQKIKNTEMVISVLLSIAELYWRSSCHTIALPVLLQALALAREYSLQYLASETVLNLAFSQLILGIPEQALNILHMAIEPVLAHGAVLDKGCAMFLVAKCQVASAASYTPQKKIEALESAILNLNEAKTYFAKVDCKEQLRDVLYFQARLFHTLGKTQERNKCAMLFRQLHQELPAHGVPLINAFK, encoded by the exons ATGGCGAGCGTGCACGAGAGCCTGTACTTCAACCCGATGCTGACGAACGGCGTCGTGCACGCGAACGTGTTCGGTGTCCGCGACTGGGTCACCCCGCACAAGATGGCCCTGCTCGTGCTGCTCAGCGAGCTGGGCCGCGCCGGCGCTCAGCTCGGCCTGCTGGAGCGGCGGCGGCTCAAccggctgctgctgccgctgctgcag GGTCCGGATATGGCGCTGTCGCGGCTGCGCAAGGCCATCGAGGAGTGCTGCCCGCACCTGGCCGGCTCCGTCCACATCAG GTTAAAACTTATGGCAGAAGGAGAACTGAAAGATATGGAACAATTTTTTGATGATCTTTCAGATTCATTCTCAGGGACAGAGCCAGAAGTTCATAAAACAAGTGTAGTAG GTCTGTTCCTGCGCCACATGATCCTGGCATACAACAAACTTTCCTTTAGCCAGGTCTATAAACTTTACACAGCACTCCAGCAGTACTTTCAAAAGGATGAGAAAAAGAACGGAGCCGATGAGAATGAGATGGAGCTGacaagtccagaggagctggatgggaaaatggagaaagaagAACTTGACGGGCCTTTAAG GGAAGAAGAGATAGCCTGCAGTGGGCCTCTTTCCCAGAAACAAGcagagtattttctttctcagcag GCTTCTTTACTAAAGAATGATGAGACAAAGGCTCTTGCTCCAGCATCTTTACAAAAGGAATTGAACAACTTGTTAAAATTTAATCCAGACTTTGCTGAAGCA CATTATTTAAGCTACTTAAACAGCCTCAGAGTGCAAGATGTCTTCAGTTCCACACACAGCCTCCTGCATTACTTTGACCGGCTGATCCTCACGGGGGCAGAGAGCAAAAGCAACGGGGATGAGGGATACGGGCGGAGCCTGCGCTACGCCGCGCTCAACCTGGCGGCCCTGCACTGCCGCTTCGGTCACTA CCAGCAGGCTGAACTTGCACTTCAGGAAGCCATCAGGATTGCCCAGGAGTCCAACGACCATGtctgcctgcagcactgcctg AGCTGGTTGTACATCCTGGAGCAGAAGATATTCGATAGCTGTGTTCTGCTGGAGCACTCTGTGAACAAATCCTTACATTTTGGGTTGCCA tATCTTGCTTCCTTGGGAATACAGTCCTTGGTTCAGCAAAGAGCTTTTGCAGGAAAGGCTGCCAACAAACTAATGGATGCCTTAAAAGATTCCGATCTGTTGCATTGGAAGCACAGCCTGTCAGAGCTCATTGACATCAGCATAGCACAGAAAACAGCCATTTGGAGATTATATGGCCGCAG CACCATGGCACTTCAGCAAGCCCAGACCTTGCTGAGCATGAACAGTCTGGAGGCTGTGAACGTGGGCGTTCAGCAGAACAACACCGAGTCCTTCGCCGTGGTGTTGTGtcacctggcagagctgcatgCCGAGCAG GGGTACTTTGCAGCTgcttctgaaatactgaaacacCTAAAGGAGAGATTCCCTCCCAACAGTCAGCATGCACAG CTTTGGATGCTGTTTGatcagaaaatacagtttgagCGAGCCATGAACGATGGCAGATACCACGTTGCAGATTCTCTTGTAGCAGGAATTACAGCACTTAATAGCATTGAAGGTGTATACAG AAAAGCCATTGTACTGAAAGCCCAAAATCAAATGTCAGAGGCACATAAACTTCTGCAGAAATTGTTGATCCACTGCCAGAAAATCAAGAACACTGAGATGGTGATTAG CGTGCTGCTGTCCATAGCAGAGCTCTACTGGAGATCCTCGTGTCACACCATCGCGCTGCCggtgctgctccaggctctggccCTCGCTCGGGAATACAGCCTGCAGTACTTGGCTTCTGAAACTGTGCTGAACTTGGCTTTCTCCCAG ctgatcCTTGGCATTCCTGAACAAGCCCTGAATATCCTGCACATGGCAATAGAACCTGTCTTGGCCCACGGAGCCGTCCTGGACAAAGGCTGTGCCATGTTCTTGGTGGCCAAATGTCAGGTGGCTTCTGCGGCTTCCTACACTCCACAAAAGAAGATTGAAG CTTTGGAATCCGCTATCTTGAATCTAAATGAAGCCAAGACTTACTTTGCTAAAGTGGACTGCAAAGAGCAGCTCAGAGACGTTCTCTACTTCCAAGCCCGGCTGTTCCACACCCTCGGCAAGACCCAGGAAAGGAACAAATGTGCCATGTTGTTCCGTCAGTtgcaccaggagctgccagcacacgGTGTCCCCTTAATCAATGCCTTCAAGTGA